The proteins below come from a single Mya arenaria isolate MELC-2E11 chromosome 6, ASM2691426v1 genomic window:
- the LOC128237414 gene encoding baculoviral IAP repeat-containing protein 3-like, which yields MKPSPTSNDTGVRERKTNYQDYITKRRTIPEIFYYNPPFVQAAQDFEGIQDSTHLRPEYASYKARLATFDDWPEAASQRPQLLAKAGFYYTGYADMVFCFACDGCLRPLQEGADPWIEHCREFSGCPFVKSTEGDECIGENQASIHQAKELEEANNLDADIMTQYREHDYPLQRCDVNEATLNK from the exons ATGAAGCCATCACCGACATCGAACGATACTGGTGTACGTGAACGTAAGACAAACTACCAGGACTACATTACCAAAAGAAGGACGATTCCTGAGATTTTTTATTACAACCCTCCTTTCGTTCAAGCTGCACAGGACTTTGAAGGAATACAGG ATTCTACACACTTGAGACCCGAGTACGCAAGCTATAAGGCGCGATTGGCAACATTTGACGACTGGCCGGAAGCGGCGTCTCAGAGACCGCAGCTGCTGGCTAAAGCTGGGTTCTACTATACAG GGTATGCCGACATGGTGTTTTGTTTTGCGTGTGACGGTTGTCTGCGACCGTTGCAAGAAGGAGCAGACCCTTGGATTGAGCACTGCCGTGAGTTTTCGGGCTGTCCTTTTGTCAAGTCCACCGAGGGGGATGAGTGCATTGGTGAGAACCAGGCGTCCATTCATCAAGCAAAGGAG CTTGAAGAAGCGAACAATTTAGATGCAGACATTATGACACAGTACCGAGAGCACG ATTACCCTCTGCAACGTTGTGACGTAAATGAGGCCACACTTAACAAATAG